The genomic DNA CAGGTCCTGTGAGGCACCGTCCAGGATCTCCCTAACGCCGCGCCGCAGCTCCTCGCGCTCGCTCTTCATGGGCCATGACCTCCTTGGCCAGGTTCATGTAGTCCTGGGCACCGCGGGAGGCAGGCTGCGTCACGAAGAGCGGCACACCCTGCATCGACGACTCCACCAGCTTGATGTTGAAGTTGATGGTGGACTGGAAGACCGCGTCGCCGAAGCGCTCGCGGATGCCCTGGAGGATCTCGTTGCTGATGTTGGTGCGCGAGTCGTACATGGTGGGCAGCACGCCGAGGATTTCCACCTGGTGGCCGACCTCCTCCCGCACCATCCGCAAGGTCTGCAGGAGCTGGCGCATGCCCACCAGGGCGTAGTAGTGGGTCTGGATGGGGATGATCACTCCGTCGCAGGCCACCAGCGCGTTCAGGGTGAGCAGCCCCAGCGACGGCGGAGTGTCGATGATCACGTAGTGGTAGGCGGGGGCCAGAGGGCTGAGGCGCTTGCGCAGGGCATTCTCCCGACCGATGCGGGCGGCCAGCTCCAGCTCCGCCGCCGCCAGATCAATGGAAGAGGGAGCC from Armatimonadota bacterium includes the following:
- a CDS encoding ParA family protein, translated to MQTRVIALVNQKGGCGKTTTAVNLSASLALSGRKTLLVDLDPQANATISVGVDPTRLSKTIYHVLVQGETDNGPAVRLEDVVLQTKVPLLDLAPSSIDLAAAELELAARIGRENALRKRLSPLAPAYHYVIIDTPPSLGLLTLNALVACDGVIIPIQTHYYALVGMRQLLQTLRMVREEVGHQVEILGVLPTMYDSRTNISNEILQGIRERFGDAVFQSTINFNIKLVESSMQGVPLFVTQPASRGAQDYMNLAKEVMAHEERARGAAARR